Proteins from a single region of Deinococcus aquaedulcis:
- a CDS encoding PDDEXK family nuclease: protein MTADPLFPEATKPPKKKKGNREKGKRPPRIRTPQGNYVAEWFGHRVWPVVDRSEEARRHQAQRACPFLSQATGEHTECIKKAKGWDEPYGVCTINSTSNGTPQDWIACPYRTLDQHFTLLASAVRTSYAVDDQVQIALLPLTVLHKLEQRERIRDLLARGGRVFLFSSQKLGGEIDLSETPASPGALVDTSVVEVSAVDASGAPSTFGRHLFYEIQTADFHGSPLHVATRLKALCPRVESGTEPPEDYHGPLLQAMERGENVCGDKVEGPNKANIFKRTIYQMIFKMALARHPESEGFAIVLPVAVWESWLRHLGQPRLLPVGGDPDHVALLAPDERVETVAATNNAAVFVFEIDTTSAESPHPLRLVKRVTCSVDALIHHTFRAASGKAMEHNVVEGFRKQLMDRVRKGSLNQLQPEVKTKRLPRASPTSVDTAVPSIHATRTETASGTVYSETPEDA from the coding sequence GTGACTGCGGACCCACTGTTTCCCGAGGCCACCAAGCCGCCGAAGAAGAAGAAAGGGAACAGGGAGAAGGGGAAACGCCCGCCGCGGATCCGGACCCCACAGGGCAATTACGTTGCGGAGTGGTTCGGGCATCGGGTCTGGCCAGTGGTAGACCGCTCCGAAGAGGCCCGTCGGCACCAAGCCCAGCGCGCGTGCCCCTTTCTCAGCCAGGCGACCGGTGAACACACCGAGTGCATCAAGAAGGCCAAGGGCTGGGACGAGCCGTACGGGGTGTGCACTATCAACAGCACGAGCAACGGTACTCCCCAGGACTGGATCGCCTGCCCGTACCGCACGCTCGACCAGCATTTCACCCTGCTTGCCAGCGCCGTCCGGACGTCATACGCGGTGGACGATCAGGTCCAGATAGCGTTGCTGCCGCTGACCGTGTTGCACAAGCTCGAGCAGCGGGAGCGCATCCGGGACCTCCTAGCCCGCGGCGGGCGCGTCTTTCTCTTCTCTTCGCAAAAGCTCGGCGGAGAGATAGACCTTTCGGAAACACCGGCGTCGCCGGGCGCACTGGTCGATACATCCGTGGTGGAGGTGTCCGCCGTGGATGCCTCAGGAGCGCCCTCAACCTTCGGACGGCACCTGTTCTACGAGATTCAGACGGCGGACTTTCACGGCAGCCCACTGCACGTGGCGACACGCCTCAAAGCCTTGTGCCCAAGGGTGGAAAGTGGGACAGAGCCGCCGGAGGATTACCACGGGCCCCTCCTCCAAGCCATGGAGCGCGGAGAGAACGTGTGTGGCGACAAAGTGGAGGGCCCGAACAAGGCCAATATCTTCAAACGGACGATCTACCAGATGATTTTCAAGATGGCGCTCGCGCGTCACCCGGAGTCCGAAGGCTTCGCCATCGTCCTGCCTGTGGCGGTGTGGGAGAGCTGGCTGCGCCACCTGGGCCAGCCGAGATTACTACCGGTGGGAGGCGACCCCGACCATGTGGCGCTGCTGGCGCCCGATGAGCGGGTGGAGACGGTGGCTGCCACAAATAACGCGGCCGTATTCGTCTTTGAAATCGATACCACCTCGGCCGAGTCGCCCCATCCCCTGCGCCTTGTCAAACGAGTAACGTGTTCCGTTGATGCCTTGATTCACCACACATTCCGCGCCGCCTCAGGCAAGGCCATGGAACATAATGTCGTTGAAGGCTTCCGTAAGCAGCTCATGGACCGGGTGCGTAAGGGTAGCCTGAACCAGTTGCAGCCGGAGGTGAAGACCAAGCGTCTGCCCAGAGCCAGTCCAACGAGCGTGGACACGGCCGTCCCGTCAATCCATGCCACACGTACGGAGACCGCCTCCGGGACCGTCTATTCGGAGACACCGGAAGACGCGTGA
- a CDS encoding helix-turn-helix domain-containing protein — translation MGNAEQQRIFGGVVRAARECRHVSQEALADAAGLHRTYISLLERGLRNPSLTVIVQLAEALDATPSELLRAFEQRRQAQGPS, via the coding sequence GTGGGAAACGCCGAGCAACAACGAATCTTTGGTGGGGTGGTACGCGCTGCGCGTGAATGCCGCCACGTCTCGCAGGAAGCGCTGGCCGATGCAGCGGGACTGCACCGCACCTACATCAGCCTGCTCGAACGGGGGCTACGCAACCCCTCCCTGACGGTCATCGTCCAGCTTGCCGAGGCTCTGGACGCCACACCCTCCGAGTTGCTGCGCGCCTTCGAGCAGCGCCGCCAGGCGCAGGGCCCTTCGTGA
- a CDS encoding DNA-methyltransferase, which produces MTPPELLAVLNSTRQSAVLYGDAFDLFPQLPVASVDLILTSPPYWGMRDYELAHNWDILEAWRAEGEENRQPSYEWYRANGGVLGLEPLPEWYIANLVSILERGKAALKPGGSLWLNLGDTYFARWSSIRLKGRQGLGDGERLRRKTPMGGWRQEKNLLLIPARVAIALQDQRWILRNDLIWYKPNVPPRPETDRLAATHEHFFHFVKRPTEGRPKYYYDLSAAGELAHDVQQVNVAGGRDGHSATFPLKLIDHRIRSSCPPDGVVLDPFAGTGTTLLAANQSGRRGIGFDLNTRFVEGAQRRLDADILLPS; this is translated from the coding sequence ATGACGCCTCCGGAACTCCTCGCCGTGTTGAACTCCACCCGTCAAAGCGCGGTGCTGTATGGAGACGCCTTCGACCTGTTCCCACAACTTCCAGTGGCTTCAGTAGACCTTATCCTCACATCGCCGCCGTACTGGGGCATGCGCGATTACGAGTTGGCCCACAACTGGGACATTCTCGAGGCGTGGCGGGCAGAGGGGGAAGAAAACCGGCAGCCCAGCTACGAGTGGTACCGCGCCAACGGGGGGGTGCTTGGCCTCGAACCCCTGCCCGAGTGGTACATCGCCAATCTGGTCAGCATCCTGGAACGCGGCAAGGCGGCCCTTAAACCTGGCGGGAGCCTGTGGTTGAACTTGGGGGACACCTACTTTGCCCGTTGGTCGAGCATCCGCCTCAAGGGTCGCCAGGGGCTCGGGGACGGCGAGCGGCTGCGCCGCAAGACCCCGATGGGGGGCTGGCGGCAGGAGAAGAACCTGCTGCTGATTCCCGCCCGTGTTGCCATCGCCTTGCAGGACCAGCGCTGGATTCTCCGCAACGACCTCATCTGGTACAAACCTAACGTGCCTCCCCGCCCGGAGACCGACCGTCTGGCGGCTACCCATGAGCACTTTTTCCACTTCGTTAAACGGCCCACCGAGGGGCGCCCGAAGTATTATTACGACCTCTCCGCTGCGGGCGAGTTGGCCCATGACGTGCAGCAGGTGAACGTGGCGGGCGGGCGTGACGGGCATTCCGCGACGTTTCCGCTGAAGCTGATTGACCATCGCATCCGCAGCTCCTGCCCTCCGGACGGGGTCGTGCTCGATCCCTTCGCGGGCACGGGGACGACCCTGCTGGCCGCGAACCAAAGTGGGCGGCGCGGCATTGGGTTTGACCTCAATACCCGTTTTGTGGAGGGCGCCCAACGTCGGCTGGACGCGGACATCCTCCTCCCGAGCTAA
- a CDS encoding PIN domain-containing protein, whose translation MHVILDSNIYLSDTHFRHELRTLTQYLLPTASTVVLPRVVQEEVQAVYRRSLHAALRRVRKESADVRRLIGAFDLPAVDLEVQTQEFASRVSTFPPGGQALTVDLTSGDLLELTRMAANRVRPFNQEGHGFRDAAIWLTVLGHARANPAMEVAFISSNTADFGRKGVPNALHPDLQLQLAKDGLTNVRYYSSVAEFLRLNLLVTTTIDLSLYPTVLEGSGDQLMRFEHAITRDLYVDEEHHQYSGESVSFDPADEFTWIARSSQEFRLNDHETYVLVEVEAEVPASELYPVGYFVDDERGEIHEDHADRPVMVSLAGTLALTFGPTGPHQHQLLNVRALGVDDSIPDTVPPQP comes from the coding sequence ATGCACGTCATCCTCGACAGCAACATCTACCTTTCGGACACCCACTTCCGGCATGAGCTACGCACCCTGACGCAGTACCTCCTCCCCACGGCCAGCACCGTGGTCCTGCCGCGAGTCGTGCAGGAGGAAGTGCAGGCAGTGTATCGGAGGAGTCTGCACGCGGCACTCAGGCGTGTGAGGAAGGAGAGTGCCGATGTGAGGCGATTGATTGGAGCATTCGACCTCCCCGCCGTTGATCTCGAAGTGCAGACCCAGGAGTTCGCCTCGCGCGTCTCTACATTTCCTCCTGGTGGTCAGGCCCTCACTGTAGACCTGACGTCGGGCGATCTTTTGGAGTTAACCCGCATGGCCGCCAACCGGGTTCGCCCGTTTAATCAGGAAGGGCACGGCTTTCGTGACGCCGCCATCTGGCTAACGGTTCTGGGGCACGCCCGGGCGAACCCGGCGATGGAAGTCGCCTTCATCTCGAGCAACACCGCCGACTTCGGCCGCAAGGGCGTCCCAAATGCGCTCCACCCTGACTTACAGCTTCAGTTGGCGAAAGACGGATTGACGAATGTTCGGTACTATTCCTCCGTTGCGGAGTTCCTGCGCCTGAACCTCCTCGTCACTACCACGATTGACCTGAGCCTGTACCCCACGGTCTTGGAAGGCAGCGGCGACCAGCTCATGCGGTTCGAGCATGCCATCACCCGGGACCTATATGTAGACGAGGAGCATCATCAATACTCGGGCGAATCGGTGTCCTTTGATCCTGCCGATGAGTTCACCTGGATTGCCCGCAGTAGCCAGGAGTTCAGACTGAACGACCATGAAACCTATGTTCTGGTGGAGGTCGAGGCGGAGGTGCCAGCCAGCGAACTCTACCCGGTGGGGTACTTCGTCGACGACGAGCGGGGCGAAATCCACGAGGATCATGCCGACCGCCCCGTCATGGTGTCGCTTGCCGGTACGCTCGCCCTAACTTTCGGCCCCACCGGGCCGCACCAACACCAGCTTCTGAATGTTCGGGCGCTGGGCGTTGACGATTCCATTCCGGACACCGTTCCGCCTCAACCTTGA
- a CDS encoding transposase, with protein sequence MEVVYPWWRQAKRYLPDLVEEVNPRKTFHVLPRRWVVERTSAWLGKCRRLSKDYETLPETTELLVHLAMIRLMLRCLGRARPPDTTAV encoded by the coding sequence GTGGAAGTCGTTTACCCGTGGTGGCGACAGGCCAAGCGGTATCTGCCTGACTTGGTTGAGGAGGTCAATCCGCGCAAGACGTTTCATGTCTTGCCACGACGCTGGGTGGTGGAACGAACCTCTGCGTGGTTGGGAAAGTGCCGCCGTCTCTCGAAAGACTACGAAACACTGCCAGAAACAACAGAACTGCTCGTCCACTTGGCGATGATTCGCTTGATGCTCCGTTGTCTTGGCCGTGCCCGTCCTCCTGACACTACAGCTGTTTGA
- a CDS encoding Nif3-like dinuclear metal center hexameric protein, with translation MSDLSLPARGEVPRDQLVRYLGEYLNIGGFKDPSLNGLQIEGAPTVRRVAVSVDTSLKTLQHAADSGADLLIAHHGLFWGQPLPITGPHRERVRTALMADLNVYAAHIPLDAHPDVGNNAMIARALSLQHTVPFGEWAGTRIGLAGELPFEQSLQDFADRVQKLTGEICLVHGGGRSPTVRRLGVLSGSGAGSIAEAAALGLDTLLTGEPEHKHFHDAFEYGVNVVYAGHYETEVFGVRALAAHLEDQFGLPWQFLHHPTGL, from the coding sequence ATGTCGGACCTCTCTCTTCCTGCGCGTGGCGAGGTGCCGCGCGACCAGCTCGTGCGCTATCTGGGCGAGTACCTGAACATCGGCGGCTTCAAGGATCCCAGCCTGAATGGCCTGCAGATTGAGGGGGCGCCCACCGTGCGCCGGGTGGCCGTTAGTGTGGACACCAGCCTCAAGACCCTGCAACACGCCGCCGACAGCGGCGCAGACCTGCTGATTGCCCACCACGGCCTGTTCTGGGGCCAGCCGCTGCCGATCACCGGCCCCCACCGCGAGCGGGTGCGCACCGCCCTGATGGCCGACCTCAATGTGTACGCCGCCCACATTCCCCTGGACGCCCACCCAGATGTCGGCAACAATGCCATGATCGCGCGGGCGCTGAGCCTGCAGCACACGGTGCCCTTTGGTGAGTGGGCAGGCACCAGGATTGGACTGGCGGGCGAACTACCCTTTGAGCAGTCGCTGCAGGACTTTGCCGACCGGGTGCAGAAGCTGACCGGGGAAATCTGCCTGGTGCACGGGGGCGGGCGCTCGCCCACCGTGCGCCGCCTAGGGGTTCTCAGTGGCAGCGGCGCAGGCAGCATCGCCGAGGCAGCGGCCCTGGGGCTGGACACCCTGCTGACCGGCGAGCCCGAGCACAAGCACTTTCACGACGCCTTTGAATACGGCGTGAACGTGGTCTACGCCGGTCACTACGAAACCGAGGTGTTTGGCGTGCGGGCCCTGGCCGCCCACCTGGAAGACCAGTTCGGCCTGCCCTGGCAGTTCCTGCACCACCCCACTGGCCTGTGA
- the tmk gene encoding dTMP kinase: protein MSGLFLTFEGPEGAGKSTQLARLTAQLVQRGVSCTVTREPGGTPLGTRVREVLLDPALSIDPLPEFLLYSASRAQLVANVIRPALARGEVVVCDRYADSTLAYQGAGRALPEHLLRQITQAATGGLNPQLTVLLDLDPAVGLARAARRGQPDRLEQADLAFHARVRAGFLALAEAEPARFLVLDATQPEEALAETIWAAVAPLVGAVEGGWSTESRPL, encoded by the coding sequence GTGAGCGGCCTGTTCCTGACTTTTGAAGGCCCTGAGGGTGCAGGCAAAAGCACGCAGCTGGCGCGGCTGACCGCCCAGCTGGTGCAGCGGGGCGTGTCCTGCACCGTTACGCGCGAGCCCGGCGGCACCCCACTGGGCACCCGCGTGCGTGAAGTGCTGCTGGACCCCGCGCTGAGCATTGATCCGCTGCCGGAATTTCTGCTGTATTCAGCCAGCCGCGCGCAACTCGTGGCCAACGTGATTCGCCCGGCGCTGGCCCGGGGCGAGGTGGTGGTCTGTGACCGCTACGCGGATTCCACCCTGGCCTACCAGGGGGCCGGACGGGCCCTGCCAGAGCACCTGCTGCGCCAGATCACGCAGGCGGCCACGGGGGGCCTGAATCCACAGCTGACGGTGCTGCTGGACCTGGACCCGGCCGTGGGGCTGGCCCGCGCCGCGCGCCGGGGCCAGCCGGACCGCCTGGAGCAGGCCGATCTGGCCTTTCACGCCCGGGTGCGCGCGGGTTTTCTGGCCCTGGCCGAGGCTGAGCCGGCGCGCTTTCTGGTGCTCGACGCCACGCAGCCGGAGGAGGCGCTGGCCGAAACAATCTGGGCAGCCGTGGCGCCCCTGGTTGGCGCCGTTGAGGGCGGTTGGTCAACGGAGTCTCGGCCCCTTTGA
- a CDS encoding glutaminyl-peptide cyclotransferase: MPLLLCLPALPAAHAQTVPTLTPTITARYPHDRAAFTQGLQYLGAGVYMESTGQVGQSGVRRVDLKTGRVLAQVPTPLASAFGEGVAVLGGAAYHLTWQNGLAFSFDAQTLKETGRHRYPGEGWGLTTDGRSLIMSNGSATLTWRDPRTFAARRTVQVTDQGQPVRHLNELEWVQGAVYANVWLTDRIARIDPQTGKVTAWINVADLTREASSAAARAGQPLTFDDVPNGIAFVPERGTLLLTGKRWPTLFEVKLPGLKPEGSSVGGRAAPRR, from the coding sequence CTGCCCCTGCTGCTCTGTCTGCCCGCCCTGCCCGCCGCCCACGCCCAGACCGTGCCCACCCTGACCCCCACGATCACGGCCCGCTATCCGCATGACCGGGCAGCCTTTACCCAGGGCCTGCAGTACCTGGGGGCCGGCGTGTACATGGAAAGCACCGGGCAGGTGGGGCAGTCCGGCGTGCGGCGCGTGGACCTGAAAACAGGCCGGGTGCTGGCCCAGGTGCCCACCCCGCTGGCCAGCGCCTTTGGCGAGGGCGTGGCCGTGCTGGGCGGCGCGGCCTACCACCTGACCTGGCAAAACGGCCTGGCGTTTTCCTTCGACGCCCAGACGCTGAAAGAAACGGGGCGCCACCGCTACCCCGGCGAGGGCTGGGGCCTGACCACCGACGGCCGGAGCCTGATCATGAGCAACGGCAGCGCCACCCTGACGTGGCGCGATCCCCGCACCTTCGCCGCGCGCCGCACCGTGCAGGTCACCGACCAGGGCCAGCCCGTGCGCCACCTGAACGAACTGGAGTGGGTGCAGGGCGCGGTCTACGCCAACGTATGGCTGACGGACCGTATTGCCCGCATTGACCCGCAGACCGGCAAGGTGACCGCCTGGATCAACGTGGCCGACCTGACCCGCGAGGCCAGCAGCGCGGCGGCCCGCGCTGGCCAGCCCCTCACCTTTGACGACGTGCCCAACGGCATCGCCTTTGTGCCCGAACGCGGCACCCTGCTGCTGACGGGCAAACGCTGGCCCACCCTGTTTGAAGTCAAGCTGCCGGGCCTGAAGCCCGAAGGCAGCAGCGTGGGCGGCCGCGCGGCGCCGCGACGGTAA